Proteins encoded together in one Bactrocera neohumeralis isolate Rockhampton chromosome 4, APGP_CSIRO_Bneo_wtdbg2-racon-allhic-juicebox.fasta_v2, whole genome shotgun sequence window:
- the LOC126757364 gene encoding mitochondrial thiamine pyrophosphate carrier-like: protein MAPASSELRLPKPSDFEGSVHHTSAHDDYTSAQAQLNQIYAGAISGALTRTITQPFDVLKIRFQLQVEPLSKHKQGKYTSLWQASKLIYHEEGLRGLFKGHNAGQFMSVVYSVGQFWSYEQIRAIMRDSPFMSTHMNTMNFLAGGFAGCVATIFSIPFDVIRTRIVAQDPGQGYRSMFHAVPMIWRTEGIRGYFRGLQPTLVQIVPLVGFNFMFYKKFNEMLVRTPLARNELLPTWVLLCTGGAAGVASKAVVYPLDFVKKRLQVQGFEQHRTKFGRTQRCRGVFHCIELTMKDEGVRGFYKGMYPTLIKSGLMTAFYFTIYDRCKLILYHYYHLGEGRTPPAQS, encoded by the coding sequence ATGGCACCAGCCAGCTCCGAACTGCGCTTGCCAAAGCCATCCGACTTTGAGGGCAGCGTGCATCACACCTCCGCACACGACGATTACACCTCAGCGCAAGCACAACTGAATCAAATTTATGCTGGCGCAATTTCGGGCGCTTTAACACGTACAATCACGCAGCCATTCGACGTCTTGAAGATACGCTTCCAGCTGCAGGTCGAACCGCTCTCCAAGCACAAACAAGGCAAGTACACCTCACTGTGGCAGGCCAGCAAATTGATCTATCACGAGGAGGGTTTGCGTGGTCTCTTCAAAGGACACAATGCTGGGCAATTTATGAGCGTCGTCTACAGTGTAGGACAATTTTGGTCGTACGAACAGATACGCGCCATAATGCGTGACTCACCCTTCATGTCGACGCACATGAACACGATGAACTTTTTAGCTGGCGGTTTTGCCGGTTGCGTGGCGACCATTTTCTCCATTCCCTTCGATGTGATACGCACACGCATCGTGGCACAAGATCCCGGACAGGGCTATCGCAGCATGTTCCACGCCGTGCCGATGATTTGGCGCACCGAAGGCATACGCGGCTACTTTCGCGGCCTACAGCCGACGCTGGTGCAGATTGTGCCATTGGTGGGGTTCAACTTTATGTTCTATAAGAAGTTCAATGAAATGCTGGTGCGCACACCGTTGGCGCGCAACGAATTGCTGCCCACCTGGGTGTTGCTATGCACGGGCGGTGCGGCTGGTGTCGCCTCCAAGGCGGTCGTCTATCCGCTAGACTTCGTTAAGAAGCGCTTGCAGGTGCAGGGCTTCGAACAGCATCGCACGAAATTCGGACGCACGCAACGCTGTAGAGGCGTTTTCCATTGCATCGAATTGACGATGAAAGATGAGGGTGTACGCGGCTTCTACAAGGGCATGTATCCGACGCTGATCAAATCCGGTCTCATGACCGCCTTCTACTTCACCATCTATGACAGATGCAAATTGATACTCTACCATTACTATCACCTCGGTGAGGGACGCACTCCACCGGCCCAATCGTAA